The Caloranaerobacter ferrireducens genome contains a region encoding:
- a CDS encoding aspartyl-phosphate phosphatase Spo0E family protein, with amino-acid sequence MTYNSNRERLKNTIEEKRQELNELLSKKNIDKNRALELSEQLDELIYEYYCVNKEKNR; translated from the coding sequence ATGACTTATAATTCGAATAGAGAGAGATTAAAAAATACAATTGAAGAGAAACGCCAAGAACTTAATGAGCTTTTATCTAAAAAAAATATAGACAAAAATAGAGCTTTAGAATTGAGTGAGCAATTAGACGAATTGATATATGAATATTATTGTGTCAATAAAGAGAAAAATAGATAA
- a CDS encoding acyl-CoA dehydratase activase-related protein, which translates to MKIGIPKALLYYYYGPFWETLFEELGMEVVVSEDTNKKLINEGIKASVPEICVPIKIFIGHCIDLIKKDVDYIFVPRMISIYKGEVFCPKFMGLPDMLIHGVEGMGGKILTCHIKSKSDDISDYRNYIDIAEKLALPHDKLKKACRVASEKWYIFREYNKKGYHILEAIDMVNNNIKPESTKKFDSDVKLGILGYVYNMYDSFVNMNVIDKLKSLNVDFITFDMIDERELKKYVDNMDKALFWTFSNKLLGAGYKFFRENEVDGVIHITAFGCGPDSFLGKLFEIESDDTKIPFMTIRVDEHTGENHLQTRIEAFVDMIRRKKVKAMQWGDKIESSISLYGDSSCL; encoded by the coding sequence GTGAAAATTGGAATTCCAAAAGCACTTTTATACTATTACTATGGCCCGTTTTGGGAGACTCTTTTTGAAGAGCTTGGAATGGAAGTGGTAGTTTCAGAGGACACGAATAAGAAACTTATAAATGAAGGTATAAAGGCATCTGTCCCTGAAATATGTGTTCCTATAAAAATTTTTATAGGGCATTGTATTGATTTAATAAAAAAGGATGTAGATTATATATTTGTACCACGAATGATTTCTATATATAAAGGAGAGGTATTTTGTCCTAAATTTATGGGGCTTCCGGACATGCTTATACATGGAGTGGAAGGAATGGGAGGCAAAATACTTACTTGTCATATAAAATCGAAAAGCGATGATATATCAGATTACAGAAATTATATCGATATCGCTGAAAAGCTTGCTTTGCCACATGACAAATTAAAGAAAGCGTGTAGGGTTGCATCAGAGAAATGGTATATATTTAGAGAGTATAATAAAAAAGGATACCATATTTTAGAAGCTATTGATATGGTTAATAACAATATTAAACCAGAAAGTACGAAAAAATTTGATAGTGATGTAAAATTAGGTATATTAGGGTATGTATATAATATGTATGATAGCTTTGTTAATATGAATGTAATAGACAAGCTAAAAAGTTTAAATGTTGATTTTATAACTTTTGATATGATAGATGAAAGGGAATTAAAAAAATATGTTGATAATATGGATAAGGCATTATTTTGGACATTCAGTAATAAACTTTTAGGGGCGGGGTATAAATTTTTTAGAGAAAATGAAGTAGATGGTGTAATACATATAACAGCATTTGGTTGTGGCCCTGATTCATTTTTAGGAAAACTCTTTGAAATAGAGTCAGATGATACTAAAATACCTTTTATGACTATAAGAGTAGATGAGCATACAGGAGAAAATCATTTACAAACGAGAATTGAAGCTTTTGTAGACATGATAAGAAGAAAAAAAGTGAAAGCAATGCAATGGGGGGATAAAATTGAAAGTAGCATTTCCTTATATGGGGACAGTAGTTGTTTATAA